One genomic segment of Sminthopsis crassicaudata isolate SCR6 chromosome 2, ASM4859323v1, whole genome shotgun sequence includes these proteins:
- the ZNF219 gene encoding LOW QUALITY PROTEIN: zinc finger protein 219 (The sequence of the model RefSeq protein was modified relative to this genomic sequence to represent the inferred CDS: inserted 2 bases in 1 codon; deleted 3 bases in 3 codons) has translation MEGSRPRSPGGPPCPXPAFDGELDLQRYSNGPGVSGGPAGMGAAGWPESRGGGRRFPCPVCGKRFRFNSILALHLRAHPGAQPFQCPHCGHRTAQRALLRLHLRTHQPERPRSPAARLLLELEERALLREARLGSAPGALLQSTPSAELPAPAPARPPVPTLPAFRCPFCKGKFRTAAERERHLHILHRPWKCNLCSFGSSQEEELLRHSLTAHGAPERPLAAASAGPQSLPLPLPLPLSLPQPESESAPELEPEPEAEPEPAPAPATAPEEPPAPPEFRCQVCGQSFTQSWFLKGHMRKHKASFDHACPVCGRCFKEPWFLKNHMKVHASKLGALRAPGPGSGPPRAPPPPDLGLLAYEPLGPALLLAPAPPQGDRGEPPGLLGYLSLRAGKARPNGEGTEPGVGRGFGGFRPLPARERRPRLEEQDEEEEEVVVEAEDDSWTRSRALGALASLHRRPGEGSGHPGPTAGGQPRSAASQEENGLLVGGTRSEGGRGASGKDCPFCGKSFRSAHHLKVHLRVHTGERPYKCPHCDYAGTQSGSLKYHLQRHHREQRSGAGPGPPPEPPPPPQRGSAPSQGAKPNPVPPTWAEGAMGSRLPSSATAPSRRKPVSPGRTLRNGRGGEAEPLDLSLRAGTGGEAGAGGSLHRCLFCPFATGAPELMALHLQVHHSRRARGRRPPQSAPSPPSSACVLSGELTPSPPQDGNGSPGLSRQGEAAGAGVGGQER, from the exons GGCTCACGTCCTCGCTCCCCGGGCGGCCCCCCTTGCCC GCCAGCCTTCGACGGCGAGCTGGACCTCCAGCGTTACTCCAACGGGCCGGGCGTGAGCGGGGGGCCGGCAGGAATGGGAGCCGCTGGCTGGCCCGAAAGCCGAGGGGGCGGCCGGCGCTTCCCGTGCCCCGTGTGCGGGAAGCGCTTTCGCTTCAATTCGATTCTGGCGCTGCATCTGCGGGCCCACCCGGGCGCCCAGCCCTTCCAGTGCCCGCACTGCGGCCACCGCACGGCGCAGAGGGCCCTGCTGCGCTTGCACTTGCGCACGCACCAGCCGGAGCGCCCGCGCAGCCCCGCCGCGCGCTTGCTGTTGGAGCTGGAGGAGCGCGCCCTGTTGCGGGAGGCCCGGCTGGGCAGCGCGCCCGGGGCGCTCCTGCAGTCTACGCCCTCCGCAGAGCTGCCCGCTCCGGCTCCGGCC CGGCCCCCGGTCCCAACTCTACCTGCCTTCCGTTGTCCCTTCTGC AAGGGCAAGTTCCGCACGGCCGCGGAACGTGAACGCCACCTGCACATCCTCCACCGGCCTTGGAAATGCAACCTGTGCAGCTTCGGGTCCAGCCAGGAGGAGGAGCTGCTGCGCCACAGCCTGACGGCTCATGGCGCTCCCGAGCGCCCCCTGGCGGCCGCCTCGGCTGGGCCTCAatccctccccctgcctcttccCCTGCCCCTGTCCCTGCCCCAGCCAGAATCCGAGTCGGCCCCGGAGCTCGAACCCGAGCCGGAGGCGGAGCCGGAGCCTGCCCCGGCTCCAGCCACCGCCCCCGAGGAACCTCCGGCGCCCCCAGAGTTCCGTTGTCAAGTCTGCGGCCAGAGCTTCACCCAGTCCTGGTTCCTCAAAGGCCACATGCGCAAGCATAAAGCCTCCTTCGACCACGCGTGCCCGGTCTGCGGCCGCTGCTTCAAGGAGCCCTGgttcctcaaaaaccacatgaaggTGCACGCCAGCAAGCTGGGAGCACTGCGCGCGCCGGGGCCCGGCTCGGGGCCTCCCCGG GCCCCGCCCCCTCCTGACCTGGGCTTATTGGCTTACGAGCCCCTGGGCCCGGCGCTGCTGTTAGCCCCGGCCCCGCCACAGGGCGATCGAGGCGAGCCCCCGGGCCTGCTGGGTTACCTGAGCTTGAGAGCTGGAAAAGCCAGGCCTAACGGGGAGGGCACGGAGCCAGGGGTTGGCCGGGGCTTCGGGGGGTTCCGCCCACTCCCGGCTCGGGAGCGCCGTCCCCGCCTGGAGGAGcaggatgaagaggaagaggaggtggtGGTGGAAGCGGAGGACGACAGCTGGACTCGGAGCAGGGCCCTTGGAGCGCTGGCTTCTCTTCATAGGCGGCCAGGGGAAGGCTCGGGCCATCCTGGTCCTACTGCGGGGGGCCAGCCCCGGTCTGCTGCCTCCCAGG AAGAGAACGGGCTGTTAGTAGGAGGAACACGGTCGGAAGGGGGCCGGGGAGCCTCGGGCAAGGACTGTCCCTTCTGTGGAAAATCCTTCCGTTCTGCCCACCACCTCAAGGTGCATCTGCGGGTTCACACAG GGGAGCGCCCCTACAAGTGTCCCCACTGCGATTACGCCGGAACCCAGTCGGGCTCTCTCAAGTATCACCTGCAGCGCCACCATCGAGAGCAAAGGAGTGGGGCTGGGCCGGGGCCGCCTCCGGAGCCTCCACCCCCACCTCAGCGGGGCTCCGCTCCATCCCAAGGGGCCAAACCTAATCCCGTGCCCCCAACCTGGGCGGAGGGTGCCATGGGCTCCCGCCTCCCTTCCAGCGCCACTGCCCCCTCCCGTCGAAAACCTGTGAGCCCCGGGAGGACCCTGCGCAATGGGCGAGGTGGCGAAGCCGAGCCTCTGGACCTGTCCCTGCGGGCGGGGACCGGAGGTGAGGCCGGGGCCGGGGGCTCCCTGCACCGCTGCCTCTTCTGCCCTTTTGCCACTGGAGCTCCCGAGCTCATGGCTTTGCATCTGCAAGTGCATCACAGCCGCAGGGCTCGGGGTCGCAGGCCACCCCAGtctgctccctcccctccctcctcagcTTGTGTCCTGTCAGGGGAGTTGACCCCCAGCCCTCCACAGGATGGGAATGGGAGCCCTGGGCTGTCCCGACAGGGGGAGGCTGCAGGGGCTGGGGTGGGAGGGCAGGAACGATAG